One part of the Natator depressus isolate rNatDep1 chromosome 28, rNatDep2.hap1, whole genome shotgun sequence genome encodes these proteins:
- the EPHB4 gene encoding LOW QUALITY PROTEIN: ephrin type-B receptor 4 (The sequence of the model RefSeq protein was modified relative to this genomic sequence to represent the inferred CDS: deleted 1 base in 1 codon) produces MEVWLLCLWIPLTQAVEETLLNTRLETSDLKWTTYPQTDGQWEELSGLDEERQHSVRTFEVCAVEGPGREAWLRSGFVPRRGAAHVYAELRYTVVECFSLPRPARACKETFNVFFYEAERDLATATDPPWLENPWVKVDTVAAEHLTRKRPGAEATGKVNVKTLRLGPLAKAGFYVAFQDQGACMALLGVRLYFKKCPGAVARLAAFPETVPRELVTAVAGTCVAGAGPEGPGPLSMYCREDGRWAEHAPAGCVCLAGHQSAEGDTQCRACAPDTFKATQGEGSCQPCPPFSHSSAPGSAICSCRNGYFRAQADPPGSPCTTTPSAPRSIVARLNGSVAALAWSEPLESGGRRDVTYNVLCSECPEGLPCRRCTRLSLAPGAAGLAEPGVTVQGLQPYVTYTFEIQAVNGVSDLSPNPPQAELVNVTTSKDVPLPVDRVQGSLSPTGMVLSWPVPHPPSGRILDYEVKYYEKGTASGESPMFVKASEARVTLEGLRRGASYGVRVRARSEAGYGDFGPEFLVPAQGSEAGGRAEQLGLIVGAAAVGALLVLAVVAVAVICVRKHGAGGRDPEYSDKHSQYLIGHGTKLYIDPFTYEDPNEAVREFAKEIDVSYVKIEEVIGAGEFGEVCRGRLKVPGKKESCVAIKTLKGGYTERQRREFLSEASIMGQFEHPNIIRLEGVVTSSTPVMILTEFMENGALDSFLRLNEGQFAPIQLVGMLRGIASGMRYLAEMSYVHRDLAARNILVNCNLVCKVSDFGLSRFLEENSSDPTYTSSLGGKIPIRWTAPEAIAFRKFTSASDAWSYGIVMWEVMSFGERPYWDMSNQDVINAIEQDYRLPPPAACPTALHQLMLDCWQKERSARPRFAQIVGSLDKLIRNPATLRIVARDGGGPSHPLLDQRAPHYAAFGSVRDWLQAINMGCYEENFTTAGFGSFELLRQISSEDLLRIGVTLAGHQKKILSSVQNLRIQNKTAPSGGAAGGRF; encoded by the exons ATGGAGGTCTGGCTGCTTTGTCTCTGGATCCCCCTCACTCAGGCGGTGGAAG AGACCTTGCTGAACACCCGGCTGGAGACATCGGATCTGAAGTGGACGACGTACCCCCAAACTGACGGCcag tgGGAGGAGCTGAGCGGGCTGGACGAGGAGCGCCAGCATTCGGTGCGGACCTTCGAGGTGTGCGCGGTGGAGGGCCCGGGCCGGGAGGCCTGGCTCCGCAGCGGCTTCGTGCCCCGCCGGGGGGCGGCCCATGTCTACGCCGAGCTGCGCTATACGGTGGTGGAGTGCTTCTCCCTCCCGCGCCCGGCCCGCGCCTGCAAGGAGACCTTCAACGTCTTCTTCTACGAGGCCGAGCGGGACCTGGCCACGGCCACCGACCCGCCCTGGCTGGAGAACCCCTGGGTCAAGGTGGACACAGTGGCGGCCGAGCACCTGACCCGCAAGCGCCCGGGGGCCGAGGCCACCGGCAAGGTCAACGTCAAGACCCTGCGGCTGGGGCCGCTGGCCAAAGCCGGCTTCTACGTGGCCTTCCAGGACCAGGGAGCCTGCATGGCGCTCCTCGGCGTCCGGCTCTACTTCAAAAAGTGCCCCGGGGCCGTGGCCCGGCTGGCCGCCTTCCCGGAGACGGTGCCCCGGGAGCTGGTGAC GGCCGTGGCCGGCACCTGCGTGGCCGGGGCCGGGCCGGAGGGGCCCGGGCCCCTCAGCATGTACTGCCGGGAGGACGGGCGCTGGGCCGAGCATGCGCCCGCCGGCTGCGTCTGCCTGGCCGGGCACCAATCCGCCGAGGGGGACACGCAGTGCCGGG cctgtgcccccgACACCTTCAAGGCGACGCAGGGGGAGggctcctgccagccctgcccccccttcaGCCATTCCTCCGCGCCCGGCTCCGCCATCTGCTCCTGCCGCAACGGGTACTTCCGCGCCCAGGCCGACCCGCCCGGCTCCCCCTGCACCA cgaCCCCGTCGGCCCCGCGCAGCATCGTGGCCCGGCTCAACGGCTCGGTGGCGGCGCTGGCCTGGAGCGAGCCCCTGGAGAGCGGGGGCCGCCGGGACGTGACCTACAACGTGCTCTGCTCCGAGTGCCCCGAGGGGCTGCCCTGCCGGCGCTGCACCCGCCTCAGCTTGGCCCCCGGCGCGGCCGGGCTGGCGGAGCCGGGGGTGACGGTCCAGGGGCTGCAGCCCTATGTCACCTACACCTTCGAGATCCAGGCCGTCAACGGGGTGTCGGACCTGAGCCCCAACCCGCCCCAGGCCGAGCTGGTCAACGTCACCACCAGCAAGGATG tgcccctgccCGTGGACAGGGTCCAGGGGTCTCTCTCCCCGACCGGGATGGTTCTGAGCTGGCCGGTGCCGCACCCCCCCAGCGGGCGCATCCTGGACTACGAGGTGAAATACTACGAGAAG GGCACGGCGAGCGGGGAGTCCCCCATGTTTGTGAAGGCGTCGGAGGCCCGGGTGACGCTGGAGGGGCTGCGTCGTGGGGCGTCCTATGGGGTGCGGGTCCGCGCCCGCTCTGAGGCCGGCTACGGGGACTTCGGGCCGGAGTTCCTCGTTCCCGCGCAGGGCAGCG AGGCGGGGGGCCGGGCGGAGCAGCTGGGGCTGATCGTGGGGGCGGCCGCCGTGGGGGCCCTGCTGGTGCTGGCCGTGGTGGCAGTGGCTGTGATCTGTGtcag GAAGCACGGGGCGGGGGGCCGCGACCCTGAATACTCGGATAAACACAGCCAGTACCTCATTGGGCATG GCACCAAACTCTACATTGACCCCTTCACCTACGAGGACCCCAACGAGGCCGTGCGGGAGTTCGCCAAAGAGATCGACGTCTCCTACGTGAAAATCGAGGAGGTGATCGGAGCCG gggagttcggggagGTCTGCCGGGGCCGGCTGAAGGTGCCCGGGAAGAAGGAGAGCTGCGTGGCCATCAAGACGCTGAAGGGGGGGTACACGGAGCGGCAGCGCCGGGAGTTCCTCAGCGAGGCCAGCATCATGGGGCAGTTCGAGCACCCCAACATCATCCGGCTGGAGGGGGTGGTGACCAGCAGCACCCCGGTCATGATCCTCACCGAGTTCATGGAGAACGGGGCGCTCGACTCCTTCCTGCGG CTGAACGAGGGGCAGTTCGCGCCCATCCAGCTGGTGGGCATGCTGAGGGGCATCGCCTCAGGGATGCGCTACCTGGCCGAGATGAGCTACGTCCACCGGGACCTGGCCGCCCGCAACATCCTGGTCAACTGCAACCTGGTCTGCAAAGTCTCCGACTTCGGCCTCTCCCGCTTCCTGGAGGAGAACTCCTCCGACCCCACCTACACCAGCTCCCTG ggcgGGAAGATCCCCATTCGCTGGACGGCCCCCGAGGCCATCGCTTTCCGCAAGTTCACCTCGGCCAGCGACGCCTGGAGCTACGGGATCGTCATGTGGGAGGTGATGTCCTTCGGGGAGCGGCCCTACTGGGACATGTCCAACCAGGAC GTGATCAACGCCATCGAGCAGGATTACCGCCTGCCCCCCCCGGCCGCCTGCCCCACGGCACTGCACCAGCTCATGCTGGATTGCTGGCAGAAGGAACGAAGCGCCCGG CCCCGCTTCGCCCAGATCGTCGGCTCCCTCGACAAGCTGATCCGCAACCCGGCCACGCTGCGCATCGTCGCCCGGGACGGCGGCGG gccgtCCCACCCCCTCCTGGACCAGCGGGCCCCCCACTACGCCGCCTTCGGCTCAGTCCGCGACTGGCTCCAGGCCATCAACATGGGCTGCTACGAGGAAAACTTCACCACGGCCGGATTCGGCTCCTTTGAGCTGCTCCGCCAGATCTCCAGCGA
- the LOC141978842 gene encoding stress-associated endoplasmic reticulum protein 1-like — MSGVQRMRVANERHSKSITQRGGLHRAPKAPPEEKAAVGPWLLALFVFVVCGSAIFQIIQSIRLGG; from the exons ATGTCCGGGGTGCAGCGCATGAGGGTGGCCAACGAGCGGCACAGCAAGAGCATCACCCAGCGCGGGGGCCTGCACCGCGCCCCG AAAGCCCCCCCGGAGGAGAAAGCCGCCGTGGGGCCGTGGTTGCTGGCCCTGTTCGTGTTCGTGGTCTGTGGCTCAG ctatcTTCCAGATAATCCAGAGCATCCGCCTCGGAGGATGA
- the SRRT gene encoding serrate RNA effector molecule homolog isoform X2, with protein sequence MGDSDDEYDRRRRDKFRRERSDYDRSRERDDRRRDDWNDREWDRGRERRSRGEYRDYDRNRRERFSPPRHELSPPQKRMRRDWDEHSTDPYHSGYEMPYSGATAGPTYGPPQPWAHPDMHVMQQHHLLPIQARLGNIAEVDVGMAPPVMKSFKEFLLSLDDSVDETEAVKRYNDYKLDFRRQQMQDFFLAHKDEEWFRSKYHPDEAGKRKQEAHGALQNRLSVFLYLMDNGWFENLQLDIDKATAIVKMLDAAVIKMEGGTENDLKILDQEEEEERQDKAEPGKKDEARLSDADRKGSDKEDKKEDGKKADSDEPVEEKAKKSSEEEEEKPEKKEEAEKEAKKASKKRKRKRSGDDSYDEGSVSESETESESGRTEDKEEEKPKEEKVKEEEEEAVAATKAKEKDGGECKPRPLHKTCSLFMRNIAPNISQAEIVALCKRYPGFMRVALSDPQPERRFFRRGWVTFNRSVNIKEICWSLQNIRLRECELSPGVNRDLTRRVRNINGITQHKQIVRNDIKLAAKLIHTLDDRTQLWGAGEPREAPQVSSLPSQNPILKNITDYLIEEVNAEEEELLGKSGEAADEPPKEGNPAEINVERDEKLIKVLDKLLLYLRIVHSVDYYNTSEYLNEDEMPNRCGIIHVRGPMPPNRVSHGEVAEWQKTFEEKLAPLSTVRESLSDEEAQKMGKKDPEQEVEKFVTANTQELGKDKWLCPLSGKKFKGPEFVRKHIFNKHAEKIEEVKKEVSFFNSFLLDAKRPALPEIKPNQPPGPGQGLTPGLPYPHQTPQGLMPYGQPRPPIMGYGGGPPYPHAPYAAGRGNYDTFRGQGSYLNKPRNRMVRGDPRAIVEYRDLDAPEDVDFF encoded by the exons ATGGGCGACAGCGACGACGAGTACGACCGCCGGCGCCGGGACAAGTTCCGGCGGGAGAGGAGCGACTACGATCGCTCCCGGGAGCGCGATGACCGGCGGCGAGACGACTGGAAtgacag GGAATGGGACCGCGGCCGGGAGCGCCGGAGCCGGGGCGAGTACCGGGACTACGACCGCAACCGCCGGGAGCGTTTCTCTCCCCCCCGGCACGAGCTCAGCCCCCCCCAGAAACGCATGCGCCGAGACTG GGATGAGCACAGCACCGACCCCTACCACAGCGGGTACGAGATGCCGTATAGTGGGGCAACCGCCGGCCCCACCtatgggcccccccagccctgggcgcaCCCCGATATGCACGTCATGCAGCAACACCATCTCCTGCCCATCCAAGCCAG ACTGGGTAACATCGCCGAGGTGGATGTCGGCATGGCCCCGCCCGTCATGAAGAGCTTCAAGGAATTCCTGCTCTCCCTGGACGACTCGGTGGACGAGACGGAGGCTGTCAAGCGGTACAACGACTACAAGCTGGATTTCCGGCGCCAGCAGATGCAGGATTTCTTCCTGGCGCACAAGGACGAGGAGTG GTTTCGCTCCAAGTACCACCCGGACGAAGCGGGGAAGAGGAAGCAGGAGGCCCACGGCGCCCTGCAGAACCGGCTCAGCGTCTTCCTCTACCTCATGGACAACGGCTGGTTCGAGAACTTGCAGCTGGATATCGACAAGGCCACCGCAATCGTCAAGATGCTGGACGCTG ccgtTATCAAGATGGAGGGAGGCACAGAGAACGACTTGAAGATCCTGgatcaggaggaagaggaggagaggcaggacaAGGCCGAGCCGGGGAAGAAGGACGAGGCCCGCCTGTCTGACGCCGACCGCAAGGGCTCGGACAAAGAGGACAAGAAGGAGGACGGCAAAAAG GCTGACAGTGACGAGCCGGTGGAGGAGAAAGCCAAGAAGTCCtccgaggaggaagaggagaagccgGAGAAGAAGGAAGAAGCGGAGAAAGAGGCCAAAAAG GCCAGCAAGAAGCGGAAGCGGAAACGCAGCGGGGACGACAGCTACGATGAGGGGAGCGTCTCGGAGTCAGAGACAGAGTCCGAAAGCGGCCGCACCGAGGACAAGGAGG AGGAGAAGCCTAAGGAGGAGAaggtgaaggaggaagaggaggaggcggtggcggCGACGAAGGCCAAGGAGAAGGACGGCGGGGAGTGCAAACCCCGCCCTCTGCACAAGACCTGTTCCCTCTTCATGCGCAACATCGCCCCCAATATCTCCCAGGCCGAGATCGTCgcg ctctgcaAGCGGTACCCCGGCTTCATGCGCGTGGCCCTATCCGACCCCCAGCCCGAGAGGAG GTTTTTCCGCAGGGGCTGGGTGACTTTCAACCGGAGCGTGAACATCAAGGAGATCTGCTGGAGCCTGCAGAATATCCGG ctccggGAGTGCGAGCTGAGCCCCGGCGTGAACCGCGACCTGACCCGCCGCGTCCGTAACATCAACGGCATCACCCAGCACAAGCAGATCGTGCGCAACGACATCAAGCTGGCGGCCAAGCTCATCCACACCCTGGACgaccgcacccagctctggggggcgggggagccccGCGAGGCCCCCCAGGTCTCG agcctgccctcCCAGAACCCCATCCTGAAGAACATCACGGATTACCTGATCGAGGAGGTGAACGccgaggaggaggagctgctgggcAAGAGCGGGGAGGCGGCCGACGAGCCCCCCAAGGAGGGGAACCCAGCCGAGATCAACGTGGAGAGGGACGAGAAGCTCATCAAg GTGCTGGACAAGCTGCTGCTGTACCTGCGGATCGTGCACTCGGTGGATTATTACAACACCTCGGAGTATCTCAACGAGGACGAGATGCCCAACCGCTGCGGGATCATCCACGTGCGCGGGCCCATGCCCCCCAACCGCGTCAGCCACGGGGAAG TGGCCGAGTGGCAGAAGACCTTCGAGGAGAAGCTGGCCCCGCTCTCCACCGTGCGGGAGTCGCTGTCGGACGAGGAGGCCCAGAAGATGGGGAAGAAGGACCCCGAGCAGGAGGTGGAGAAGTTCGTCACGGCCAACACCCAGGAGCTGGGCAAGGACAAGTGGCTCTGCCCGCTTAGCGGGAAGAAATTCAAG GGCCCCGAGTTCGTGCGCAAACACATCTTCAACAAGCATGCCGAGAAGATCGAGGAGGTGAAGAAGGAGGTGTCGTTTTTCAACAGCTTTCTCCTGGATGCCAAGCGCCCGGCGCTGCCCGAGATCAAACCCAACCAGCCCCCCGGGCCCGGGCAGG gTCTCACCCCTGGGCTGCCCTACCCGCACCAGACACCCCAGGGGCTCATGCCCTATGGACAGCCGCGCCCGCCTATTATGGGATACGGTG
- the SRRT gene encoding serrate RNA effector molecule homolog isoform X1: MGDSDDEYDRRRRDKFRRERSDYDRSRERDDRRRDDWNDREWDRGRERRSRGEYRDYDRNRRERFSPPRHELSPPQKRMRRDWDEHSTDPYHSGYEMPYSGATAGPTYGPPQPWAHPDMHVMQQHHLLPIQASRLGNIAEVDVGMAPPVMKSFKEFLLSLDDSVDETEAVKRYNDYKLDFRRQQMQDFFLAHKDEEWFRSKYHPDEAGKRKQEAHGALQNRLSVFLYLMDNGWFENLQLDIDKATAIVKMLDAAVIKMEGGTENDLKILDQEEEEERQDKAEPGKKDEARLSDADRKGSDKEDKKEDGKKADSDEPVEEKAKKSSEEEEEKPEKKEEAEKEAKKASKKRKRKRSGDDSYDEGSVSESETESESGRTEDKEEEKPKEEKVKEEEEEAVAATKAKEKDGGECKPRPLHKTCSLFMRNIAPNISQAEIVALCKRYPGFMRVALSDPQPERRFFRRGWVTFNRSVNIKEICWSLQNIRLRECELSPGVNRDLTRRVRNINGITQHKQIVRNDIKLAAKLIHTLDDRTQLWGAGEPREAPQVSSLPSQNPILKNITDYLIEEVNAEEEELLGKSGEAADEPPKEGNPAEINVERDEKLIKVLDKLLLYLRIVHSVDYYNTSEYLNEDEMPNRCGIIHVRGPMPPNRVSHGEVAEWQKTFEEKLAPLSTVRESLSDEEAQKMGKKDPEQEVEKFVTANTQELGKDKWLCPLSGKKFKGPEFVRKHIFNKHAEKIEEVKKEVSFFNSFLLDAKRPALPEIKPNQPPGPGQGLTPGLPYPHQTPQGLMPYGQPRPPIMGYGGGPPYPHAPYAAGRGNYDTFRGQGSYLNKPRNRMVRGDPRAIVEYRDLDAPEDVDFF; the protein is encoded by the exons ATGGGCGACAGCGACGACGAGTACGACCGCCGGCGCCGGGACAAGTTCCGGCGGGAGAGGAGCGACTACGATCGCTCCCGGGAGCGCGATGACCGGCGGCGAGACGACTGGAAtgacag GGAATGGGACCGCGGCCGGGAGCGCCGGAGCCGGGGCGAGTACCGGGACTACGACCGCAACCGCCGGGAGCGTTTCTCTCCCCCCCGGCACGAGCTCAGCCCCCCCCAGAAACGCATGCGCCGAGACTG GGATGAGCACAGCACCGACCCCTACCACAGCGGGTACGAGATGCCGTATAGTGGGGCAACCGCCGGCCCCACCtatgggcccccccagccctgggcgcaCCCCGATATGCACGTCATGCAGCAACACCATCTCCTGCCCATCCAAGCCAG CAGACTGGGTAACATCGCCGAGGTGGATGTCGGCATGGCCCCGCCCGTCATGAAGAGCTTCAAGGAATTCCTGCTCTCCCTGGACGACTCGGTGGACGAGACGGAGGCTGTCAAGCGGTACAACGACTACAAGCTGGATTTCCGGCGCCAGCAGATGCAGGATTTCTTCCTGGCGCACAAGGACGAGGAGTG GTTTCGCTCCAAGTACCACCCGGACGAAGCGGGGAAGAGGAAGCAGGAGGCCCACGGCGCCCTGCAGAACCGGCTCAGCGTCTTCCTCTACCTCATGGACAACGGCTGGTTCGAGAACTTGCAGCTGGATATCGACAAGGCCACCGCAATCGTCAAGATGCTGGACGCTG ccgtTATCAAGATGGAGGGAGGCACAGAGAACGACTTGAAGATCCTGgatcaggaggaagaggaggagaggcaggacaAGGCCGAGCCGGGGAAGAAGGACGAGGCCCGCCTGTCTGACGCCGACCGCAAGGGCTCGGACAAAGAGGACAAGAAGGAGGACGGCAAAAAG GCTGACAGTGACGAGCCGGTGGAGGAGAAAGCCAAGAAGTCCtccgaggaggaagaggagaagccgGAGAAGAAGGAAGAAGCGGAGAAAGAGGCCAAAAAG GCCAGCAAGAAGCGGAAGCGGAAACGCAGCGGGGACGACAGCTACGATGAGGGGAGCGTCTCGGAGTCAGAGACAGAGTCCGAAAGCGGCCGCACCGAGGACAAGGAGG AGGAGAAGCCTAAGGAGGAGAaggtgaaggaggaagaggaggaggcggtggcggCGACGAAGGCCAAGGAGAAGGACGGCGGGGAGTGCAAACCCCGCCCTCTGCACAAGACCTGTTCCCTCTTCATGCGCAACATCGCCCCCAATATCTCCCAGGCCGAGATCGTCgcg ctctgcaAGCGGTACCCCGGCTTCATGCGCGTGGCCCTATCCGACCCCCAGCCCGAGAGGAG GTTTTTCCGCAGGGGCTGGGTGACTTTCAACCGGAGCGTGAACATCAAGGAGATCTGCTGGAGCCTGCAGAATATCCGG ctccggGAGTGCGAGCTGAGCCCCGGCGTGAACCGCGACCTGACCCGCCGCGTCCGTAACATCAACGGCATCACCCAGCACAAGCAGATCGTGCGCAACGACATCAAGCTGGCGGCCAAGCTCATCCACACCCTGGACgaccgcacccagctctggggggcgggggagccccGCGAGGCCCCCCAGGTCTCG agcctgccctcCCAGAACCCCATCCTGAAGAACATCACGGATTACCTGATCGAGGAGGTGAACGccgaggaggaggagctgctgggcAAGAGCGGGGAGGCGGCCGACGAGCCCCCCAAGGAGGGGAACCCAGCCGAGATCAACGTGGAGAGGGACGAGAAGCTCATCAAg GTGCTGGACAAGCTGCTGCTGTACCTGCGGATCGTGCACTCGGTGGATTATTACAACACCTCGGAGTATCTCAACGAGGACGAGATGCCCAACCGCTGCGGGATCATCCACGTGCGCGGGCCCATGCCCCCCAACCGCGTCAGCCACGGGGAAG TGGCCGAGTGGCAGAAGACCTTCGAGGAGAAGCTGGCCCCGCTCTCCACCGTGCGGGAGTCGCTGTCGGACGAGGAGGCCCAGAAGATGGGGAAGAAGGACCCCGAGCAGGAGGTGGAGAAGTTCGTCACGGCCAACACCCAGGAGCTGGGCAAGGACAAGTGGCTCTGCCCGCTTAGCGGGAAGAAATTCAAG GGCCCCGAGTTCGTGCGCAAACACATCTTCAACAAGCATGCCGAGAAGATCGAGGAGGTGAAGAAGGAGGTGTCGTTTTTCAACAGCTTTCTCCTGGATGCCAAGCGCCCGGCGCTGCCCGAGATCAAACCCAACCAGCCCCCCGGGCCCGGGCAGG gTCTCACCCCTGGGCTGCCCTACCCGCACCAGACACCCCAGGGGCTCATGCCCTATGGACAGCCGCGCCCGCCTATTATGGGATACGGTG